The following nucleotide sequence is from Homo sapiens chromosome 12 genomic scaffold, GRCh38.p14 alternate locus group ALT_REF_LOCI_2 HSCHR12_3_CTG2.
ATTCCAAACATAAGCAGCAGTTTGTTTTCTCGCACAGTAAAACATGATATTTCTATGGCCATGCCTATAAAATACAAGATAAAGAGGATGATGAAAGATATCAAAACTTTCATTGCCTTCACATGAGCTTCTGTGTTGGAGTCTCTCAATCCTGTCACATTCGATTGCATCTGCCTGTTGTGTCTCCAAAgggaaatgattaaaaaaatacatgtaattaGGGATAgtgtaaagaagaaaatgactcCCAGATTTAGCAAAATCTGTTTAATAAAGTATTCACTTTTATACATGTTGAGATCCCAGACTGTGTCATTCTTCGTTTTATAATCATTAAGAATCTTCGCAATGTATGCAAAATTAAGTAACGATGAAATAAGTAAGAATACTATCATGAAGGGAAGAACCATATTTGTTCTGCTCTTCAACCAGAGAAATATGTAGTTGGAAAAATTTGCTATCTTCAGGAAATAGAAGATGCTGAGGCTGGTGGCAAACCACATACTTGATTGATTACCAATTACCCAAAAGTAACTAATATATTCAATTAGGTTACCGGAGGCATATATATTTGGAGAGAATATCTGTATAAATCCATCTGTAATTATTATCCATATCAGAAAAATTCTTGAAATAGCTAAGCCGGTGAGAATAAAGCCAATCGTAGATAACTTATTCTTGGCACAGTCAATGCAGTTTACAAGTCCAATAAATCCATTCCCCAAAACCCCAAACACTGACTCACTAACTACAACAAAAATGAAGATGCCTTCCACTACACGTAGCATATCTGCTAATTCTTAATATTGCTTCTGTTACATCTATCTTAGATTACCTGCTGCAGAATGAGGCATATATTGGCTGCTCGACGGAAGTGtgactttcttctctttcattatATAAAGACTTGAAATTGCCCCAGTAATGGCTTGAGATGGAATCAGAAATTTCTTAATGAAGACCTTTCCAAATATGTCTACAAAACATAGCTAGTCTGGAGAATGTATGTTCAGACTGAATGCCTATCtataatttgttaaaatgcaaatgaaagttTCTGTTTCATGGATTTTACATGTCCTCCTGAGACTATTTTGCATTTAATAAATTGAATTGTGGAGGAGGAGTGCCAAACATATACCTATAGAATGTAatgcaaaacagaaacaaaaattttgactttatcttttaaaatatcaaatcattatttatgtcatttataatcaatttatatatgtacagaaaatactatatagaaatgaaaaacaaatttagccACTGTAGATACTTACTCTAAATGAtcgatttaatttttaattaaaatttaagctCAACTCTAGGTATGACAAGTTTCACAAATATGTCACAAatctgttgctgttgttttatacTTATGGTTATTACACCCTTGAATGCAGAAGATTATGTTGACTACCCTTGACATGAAAGGCTCTTAGGAATAATCTCTTCATTTAACACATTACTGTTTGCTGGcacccattcatttatccaacaagtatttactgaatgtctAGATACAACAAGctctcttttgatctttgaggGAATATAGTGGTAGACAGAATTTCAAAACTTGTGTGA
It contains:
- the TAS2R10 gene encoding taste receptor type 2 member 10, whose protein sequence is MLRVVEGIFIFVVVSESVFGVLGNGFIGLVNCIDCAKNKLSTIGFILTGLAISRIFLIWIIITDGFIQIFSPNIYASGNLIEYISYFWVIGNQSSMWFATSLSIFYFLKIANFSNYIFLWLKSRTNMVLPFMIVFLLISSLLNFAYIAKILNDYKTKNDTVWDLNMYKSEYFIKQILLNLGVIFFFTLSLITCIFLIISLWRHNRQMQSNVTGLRDSNTEAHVKAMKVLISFIILFILYFIGMAIEISCFTVRENKLLLMFGMTTTAIYPWGHSFILILGNSKLKQASLRVLQQLKCCEKRKNLRVT